AAAAGTGCTGCATACATTCCCGGAACTGATTGCAAAAGCCATGCAGCTGACGCCACCTGAAAGATTTCTGTTTATTTTCTTCACGGCATCAGAGGCCAGCCGATCCAAAGGCAGAGCAACGCTGGGCCGTTTGTATGAAAGACAGGCGGACCGCGATGAGGAGACGGTATTACCCGCTGTTCAGGCACAGATGACAGCGATTACCAACTGGGGAAAGGCGCCAGCAGATATTGAGCTGTCTAAGATCACACATCCGGTGATGATCATACAGGGCAGTAATGATGAGATGATGGACAGCCATACGTCCTATGAACTGTTTCAGCAACTGCCTGACGCAGTACTGTCGTTCTATCCCGATGCGGCGCATGGGTCATTTTATCAGTATCCTGAACTGTTTGTTAATCAGGCGGAATACTTCCTGAGCCAATACTAATTTCGCTTTTTACTTAATAAAATAGCTGCCCACTAAATGGAGGGTAGCTATTTTTTTTGTATGACTGATTTTCTCCCGGATGTTTTTTTAGTGAGGTACTGGTTTAGTATTAGTGAGGTAAATTACAGGTAAGTATCCCGTGTTTTGTTGAAGCGGTCATCTTTTAAAGATATGTAAGCGAAAAAAATATTATCATAGTGATCTTGAAATTATTATTTTCCTTAAACTTGTACTCTCATATTAACCCACACGGTAAAATTCTCAAAAATGACCTATTCAGATTTAACACCAAACTTTACTGGTATGAATACCAATTTGTCCTCCCTGTCATTTGCATCCCTGAGAACCATCACTTCCCGTTATTTCGCTAACCTACCGCTATCCCTACTACTATATTCCCTAGCAGGCCTACTACACACCCCCCGCTCTCTCTCTTATTTGCTCTCCTCTTCACTCACCTTTAACAACCTTCAGAATGCCCGGTTATACTGTAGAAAAACCCATATTGCTTCCGCTGAAAGACGGTACTTATAAGCCTGTCAGAATAAATAATATTTTATATGCAGAAGTAGACAAGGCATATATCATTGTACATTATGTAGATGGCAAGAGTGAGCCATTTCCGATTAGCTTGACGAAGTTAGAAGAAACGCTTCCAGCCGACTATTTTTCGCGCACCAGCAGAAACTACATTGCAGCTATCTATAATGTTGACAATGTTGGAAAAGATGCTATTAAAATTGGCGCGGTCACATTACCATTAACAGACAAATACAGGAGACAATTTTTTTCACGCTTCTATTCTTTTATAGGGAAGGATTAGGTTCATGCGCCGATTTCGGGCCTCTAAATGCTATTTTGAGGCCTTCGTAAGATTTTCGGATCGCTGCTTTATTATCGTTTGTAACATTGTATTGTAATTATCTGCGGCCGTTGTGAAACACACAACAGAACGGTATAAGCCGTCGCAGGTAAAGATGCAGTGACTTCATTCTCCTAAGCGAAAGCAGGTACTTTATCTCATATGTAGAACAGGTTGTTTTACGTACCGGGGATGCTGTTGCCTGGCAGGCGAAAAAGGTATGCGGTCACACATCGGGTAAAATTACTGGCTAATCAATTTACAAGTTTTAAACCTGAAAACGATGAACACATTTATGTATTTCGAACAGATCATCAATGTCGAATTAGGAAGACATTTTTCTGCTGGCGACGCACTCAACGAAGAGTTTATTGACGCCGTATTGCATGGAGATAAACGGAACCGCCGTGCATTGAAAACCGAATTTATATTGTTCACTGATGATTTCAGATCAGATCATGAAACGCAGACGGCAGTGAAAACACATCAGGGGAAACTCGTCGCACTCATGGACAAGGTGTTTTCATATATCCCGGATGAACACCGTGCCGATATGGAATTGCCAGAGCAGAAGGACAGTATTTATCTGCTCAAGTATTTGTACCGGGTCCTCCTCTCCGGACTCAATTATATTGAGCATAAATTCGGGCGTTATATCGACAAAGATATCAGCATTCCGATAGGAGAAGTGCTAACATTGTCGAAACGTGCGCGCGAGCAGTTGCCGTTGATCACTGACTCGCCACGCATGCATGCGCTTGATGTATACCTGCGGGAGATTGTGACACGACCCTTGACCCAGTTGGCAGAAGGAGACGCAGCAGATGAGCCGGTCACCTGGAGGAAGAAGGCGTATCTTAAACGGTTGACTGCCCAGTTGAAAGCATTTAATGTTGCGGAAGAAGCAGGTGAAGGACGATCGTTGACCATGGAATTGCATGCCTTGTTACAGCGGATCAATTTTAATCATCCCGCTTATGTAAGCTATATGATCAGCTTATTGGATGATGAGATCAGTGAGCAGAAAAATAATCGTGATAAGTGTACGACGATTATCATGCAGCAGCGAAAGATCAACAAATGTATCGCAGAGAGAACAATTGCATATGACATGTGTCAGATGCCACTCAAAGAGCAGTTGATGGAATGGTTGGGTTATGAGCTGGACTGCTTTGAAAGCCTGATCCGGCTGGATGCTATGAGGAGCGCGTATTCCTGTATGAACTGATAGATCAGCGATTAATAATTAGTGGTTAATAATTGGGAATCATGCATAACAGGCAGGCTATATCCGATAATATACGCTGAATAATTTACCGGATTTTTTCAGTTAGTATCTAGTAAATAAGAACACTCAGAAAGGTCAGACCCGTCTGATTCTCAATTATTAATTGCTAATTATTAGTTTTCCTGGCCTTTTAAGATACTTCTTCCAGCACTTCTTCAAATGTCTTTACAATAGTGACACTCGCGTTGATAGAGCCCAGGATATAACCTTTCTGTTTTAAGAGGTAGGTATCATTTTCGGTGGAAGTGGTCTGATAAATTTTGAAGATAGCCGTCATTTCTTTTTTCAGTACCCCTTTTACATGAGTATTCTGACACATACCTGAACAATATGCCAGTGTGACACATGTTTTTAAAAGTATATTTCTGAATTCTTTACGGTCCTGTTCAGTACGCAGGTACTGTTGTTGTAAAGATTCACGCAGATAACTGAGTATCTTCAGTTGGTAGGTCAGAGACAAGTGCATTGGTTCAGGTTTTACATCCGGTTATGGATAGTATGTTTACCTAGTTGGTTGTGTCTTAGTAGTTGTGTTAACCGGGAGCAAGTGTAATATACGAAGGGGAATGGAAATAGGCAACTATTTCAGCACCCCCTTCACCATTCTATCCTTCCCAAACAGATCCTTTTTAATCTCCACTTCCACATATCCCTGGCTTTCCAGCAAAGCCGCCGTTTCCTTCCCATACGCTTCATTGATCTCAAAGTATAACGCACCGCCTGCACGTAATTTCTCTTTCGCCATCAAACCAATCTCCCGGTAAAACAACAGTGCATCTTCATCTGGAACGAATAATGCCAGAGACGGTTCATACGCCACCACCTGTTCCTGCATATCCGCACTTTCGCGTTGGCAGATGTACGGTGGATTACTGATAATAATGTCAAATACGGGCAGATGTGCCCATGCCTGTTTACTGAGTATATCTATCAGCTCAAACGTTACCTCCAGCTGTTGCAGGGCTGCGTTTTCCTTTGCGGTGGCCAATGCACCTTCGCTGACATCAACTGCCTGTACAGTCGCATGTGGCAGTTCTTTTTTGATCGCAACAGGAATGGCGCCGCTTCCGGTCCCGATGTCCAGTATACGCGGATGAGATAATTGTGCCGCACGTACATCGAGTACTACCCATTCCACCAGCTCTTCTGTTTCCGGACGGGGGATGAGGACGTGTGGGTTGACTTTCAGTTCCATACCATAAAACCAGCTGGTACCGGTCACATATTGCACGGGTTGATGTGTGAGCAGTGCATTAACGGCAGCTGTTAACTGCGTTTCCTGCGCTGCAGTCAGCGCTCTCTCCTTGTATACGATCCTGTCCATTTTCGACAGACCGGTGATATGCTCCATTATGATATGAGCAATGTTACCGGCTTCCCGCTGTCCCTGCAAGGGTTCCAGCGAAGTGACGATATGTGTGAAAGCTGTTTGTATAGTCATAAAAAAGGGTCTTACAGGGAAAATCCCTGCTGAAACGATATTTTTGCACACAAATGTATAATATCAGACGCGATCATGGACAGCTCCTTCGATGAATTTTACATGCAACGGTGCATCCAGCTGGCAAAGCTGGGTGCAGGAAATGTAGCT
The DNA window shown above is from Chitinophaga agri and carries:
- a CDS encoding alpha/beta fold hydrolase, producing MSIVVNYHATAPTQYIDVDGIRYAYRVLGEPSAIPLICFQHFTGTLDNWDPIITNGLAANRQVIIFDNKGVGNSTGTTPDSVAAMTADAIEFIAALGIKKFDILGFSLGGFIAQYMAHIRPDLIRKIIIVGAAPQGVKVLHTFPELIAKAMQLTPPERFLFIFFTASEASRSKGRATLGRLYERQADRDEETVLPAVQAQMTAITNWGKAPADIELSKITHPVMIIQGSNDEMMDSHTSYELFQQLPDAVLSFYPDAAHGSFYQYPELFVNQAEYFLSQY
- a CDS encoding LytTR family DNA-binding domain-containing protein, which produces MPGYTVEKPILLPLKDGTYKPVRINNILYAEVDKAYIIVHYVDGKSEPFPISLTKLEETLPADYFSRTSRNYIAAIYNVDNVGKDAIKIGAVTLPLTDKYRRQFFSRFYSFIGKD
- the prmC gene encoding peptide chain release factor N(5)-glutamine methyltransferase — encoded protein: MTIQTAFTHIVTSLEPLQGQREAGNIAHIIMEHITGLSKMDRIVYKERALTAAQETQLTAAVNALLTHQPVQYVTGTSWFYGMELKVNPHVLIPRPETEELVEWVVLDVRAAQLSHPRILDIGTGSGAIPVAIKKELPHATVQAVDVSEGALATAKENAALQQLEVTFELIDILSKQAWAHLPVFDIIISNPPYICQRESADMQEQVVAYEPSLALFVPDEDALLFYREIGLMAKEKLRAGGALYFEINEAYGKETAALLESQGYVEVEIKKDLFGKDRMVKGVLK